The following DNA comes from Mycobacterium sp. MS1601.
TGGCACCCAGCCCCAGGGCCCGCAACGTCCAGGTGGTGTGCTCGAAGCGGTAGACGTAGGTGGGTGCGTGCGCGCTGTAGGCGTCGGTGAACGCCCAGACAGGAGCACCGAACATCACGTCGGAACCGATCGAGATCAACGCTCGTCTGCGCGGGAACTCGGGATATCCCGAGAGCACCTGGTCCCGAACCTCCGGTGCGGTGCGGGTGAAGAACGCGTCGACGGTCTCGGGTGTGGTCGGCAGCATCGGCGGTTTGGTCCAGGCGAACATCGACGCCTCGTGCGAATTGGTACCGATGATCAACGGCATCCGGTTGACCGCGCCGACGCGAGCCGCTTCGATCGGGTGCCGCGGCAGCAGCTCCGTACCGTGCGTCAACCCATAGGCCAGCGTCGGCGAGTTCGACGCGCTGCGAAGTTGCAGCACCCCGGCGGCCCGACGCAGCCGACGCTGCGGCAGCTCCTTGAGCTCTGCCGGCGTTGCGCCCACCTCCTGCAGGAACCGTTCGGCCTGCTCGGCTCTGCTGTCGCGGTCGGCGATCAACGGCAGAGCCGGGCTCTGCGCGATGGCGCGGGCGAAGAGGCCGGCGGCCTCCGGGCAGGCCAGCAGGGCCAGCACGGATGTCGCCCCCGCGGACTCGCCGAACACCGTCACCCGATCGGGGTCACCGCCGAAGGCAGCGATGTTCTCCCGAACCCAGCGCAGCGCCGCCAGCTGATCACGCAGGCACAGGTTGTCGTCGAATCCCGCACCGAGTGAGCCCAATTCGAATCCGCCGAACACCCCGATCCGATAGGTGACGTTGACCACGACGACACCGTTGGCAGCCAGCCGGGATCCGTTGTACAGCTGCAGTTGCCCGGCCCCGTAGACAAACGCCCCGCCCGGGATCCACACCATCACCGGCAGCGAAGCAGACGTGTCGGGTGACCAGATGGTCACCGTGAGGCAGGCCTCATCCCGGATCTTGGGATCGTCGCGGCCGCGGCCGACGAAGGTGCGGCCCTGCGGGGGCAGTGGTCCGTGTTCGACGACGTCGCGCACACCTGTCCACGGCCGAAGGGGTGCGGGGGCCAGAAAACGACGGTCACCCACGGGTTGCTGGGCGTACGGCACTCCCCGCCAGACCGCTACCCCGCCCTCGGTGGTGCCGCGCAGCACCCCCTCGGACGTCTGCGCCACAGGATCGAGTCCGACGAGGTGGGTCACGCCAGAATCGTAGTGTGCAAAGCTATATACGCACGTTGTGACCGTTTCTGCCAGGAGGGTTCCCCGATGACTTTCAACGAGGGAATGCAGATAGACACCAGCACCACGTCGTCCAGCGGGGGCCGAGGCCCCGGCCGCGGGATGGCCATCGGCGGTGGTGTCGGCGGTCTGCTGATCGTGGTGTTGGCAGTCTTCCTCGGCGTCGACCCCGGCAACATCCTCAGCCAGCAGCCACTGGACACCCAGGGCGTCGAGGCTCCCGGGGTCGACATCAGCGGTTGCCGCACCGGGGTGGACGCCAACACCAACGTGGACTGCCGGGTGATCGCGACCGGCAACTCGGTGGACGCGGTGTGGGCCCAGTTGATGCCCGGCTACACCCGCCCACAGATGCGGCTGTTCACCGGCTCGGTGCAGACCGCCTGCGGCCCGGCCACCAGCGATGTCGGCCCGTTCTACTGCCCGGCCGACCAGACCGCCTACTTCGACACCGACTTCTTCGACGTTCTCAGAGACCAATTCGGGTCCAGCGGTGGACCTTTGGCGCAGGAGTATGTGGTGGCCCACGAGTACGGACACCACGTTCAGAACCTGACTGGCGATCTTGGCCGTGCGCAGCAGGGCGCGCAGGGCGCCACCGGCAACGGCGTGCGCACCGAACTGCAGGCCGACTGCTACGCCGGGGTGTGGGCGCATTTCGCCGCCATCACCAAACAACCCGGCACCGATGTCACCTTCCTGCAACCGTTGACCGACAAGGACATCAACGACGCGCTGTCAGCAGCGGCGTCGGTCGGCGACGACCGCATCCAGGAAGCCGCCACCGGTCGGGTGAACCCCGAAGCGTGGACTCACGGTTCGGCGGCGCAGCGGCAGAAGTGGTTCACCGAGGGTTACCGCACCGGCGACCCCAACTCGTGCGACACCTTCGCAGCGGGCAACCTTGGCTAGGGGCACAACAGCTGTCGACGAGATCGCCGAGCGCTACCTCGACACCTACGCCGCCCTCGACCCCTGTGCTGCAACCGAACTCGGTGTCCTCGGGCACGACGACGAGCTCACCGACTACTCGCCGGACGGCGTCGCCGCCCGCGCCGACGCCGCGCGGGCCGCACTGTCCGAACTGGCCGGCGTCGACCCGGTGGACGACACCGACCGGGTGACTATTGCCGCCATGCGCGAACGCCTTCGCGTTGCCGTCGACCTGAACGACGCCGGACTCGACGTCGGCGAGCTCAACGTCATCGCCTCTCCCCTGCAGACCATGCGTGACGTCTTCGACCTGATGGCCACCGAATCCGATTCCGACTGGGCGGTGATCGACCGCCGGTTGACGCTGATCCCGGAGCGGGTGGACGGCTACCTGGCATCCCTGCGCAAGGCATCCCCGGCGGTCCGGCAGGTGCAGCGGGGCATCACCCAGGCGCACCGCACCCAGGGACTTCTTGTGGCGATGGTGGCCGGTGGGCCGGCACAGAGTCCACTGCTGAACTCCGACCTCGAACGGCATGCCGAAGCCGCCGCAGTTGCCTACGGACGGCTGGCCGAGGCACTGCGGATCGAGATCGCCCCCCGGGCCGGCGACACCGACGCCTGCGGGCGTGATGCCTACCGGTTGCACTCCCGCTCCTTCCTGGGCGCCGAGATCGACCTCGACGAAACCTATTCCTGGGGCCTGCAACAGCTGCGAAGCATTGTCGCCGAACAGGAGTCGATCGCCGAACAGCTCTACCCCGGCGAATCGGTGGCCGGAGCGCTGAAGCGGCTGGACGCCGACCCGCGATACCTCATCCGAGGCACCGACGCACTCCAACGCTGGATGCAGGACCTGTCGGACCGGGCCGTGGATGCCCTGGCAGACACCCACTTCGACATCGCCGACCCGCTGCGCAATCTCGAGTGCCGCATCGCACCCACCCAGAACGGCGGCATCTACTACACCGGACCCTCTGAGGACCTGTCGCGCCCCGGCCGGATGTGGTGGTCGGTGCCGCCCGCGGTGGAAGAGTTCCACACCTGGCAGGAGACCACCACGGTGTTCCACGAGGGGGTGCCGGGTCATCACCTGCAGATCGGCCGCGCCGTGGTGCTGGCCGATCAGCTCAACCGGTGGCGCCGCCTGGCCTGCTGGGTGTCCGGGCACGGCGAAGGCTGGGCGCTGTATGCGGAGCGGTTGATGGCCGAGCTGGGCTGGCTCGATGACCCCGGTGCACGCATGGGAATGCTGGATGCCCAACGTTTCCGGGCTGCCCGGGTGGTGATCGACATCGGCGTGCATTGCGGCCTGCGCGCGCCCGACGGCGGCACCTGGGACGCCGCACGGGCTTGGGACTTCCTGACCACCCACAGTGCGATGGCCGAGGACAACCTGCGTTTCGAGCTGGACCGCTACCTCGGCTGGCCCGGTCAGGCCCCGTCGTATGCGGTGGGACAGCGGATCTGGCAACGGCTACGGGGGCAGGTCACCGCAACAGGGGTTCCGCTCAAGGAATTCCACAGTCGTGCACTGGATCTCGGCGGTCTCCCGTTGAGCGTGCTGGAATTCGCACTGTCCGGTCAGCGCTGATCGAGCCAACCCGTCCCCCGGTAGTGAACAGTCCGGTTAGTGTGTTCACACCACCGGAACCGAGGGAGAACCGATGAGCCAGTCCACCACCGACATCTCGCCCGCGTTGGCCGCATCGCAGAGTTCGTGGAAAGCGGTGCAAGCGCACGACAAGGACGCGTGGCTGGCACTGATGGCCGACGACGTGGTGATCGAAGACCCGATAGGCCAGGCCATCACCAACCCGGACGGCACCGGCGTGCGCGGCAAGGAAGCGGTCTCGGCGTTCTACGACACCAACATCGCGTCGAACAACCTGCACATCACCTGCGAGGAGACGTTTCCGTCCAGCTCGCCCGACGAGATCGCCCACATCCTGATCCTGCGCAGCCAGTTCGAGGGCGGCTTCTCCAGCGAGGTGCGAGGCGTGTTCACCTACCGCGTCGACGGTGACGGCAAGATCGCCAACATGCGCGGCTACTGGAACATGGACGTCATGAAATTCCATACGGCGCAACATGATTAGAACAATGTAGCCTGAACGGGTTCGGCCACCGACGCCACCGGCGGCTGCGGCACCCGGGAGAACCGGTTGCCGTCACCGCTGAGGCGGTATTTGGCCACCAGCGGAGCCACCCGGGGGCGCAACAGGTCGCGGTACTCCTCCGGGAGGTAGGCGCCACGTCGGTAGAGCTGGCGATACGGCGCCACCAGATCCGGGTGCGTGTCGGCCAGCCATGACATGAACCAGCCGCGTGTCGAACCGCGCAGATGCAACCCGAAGACGGTCACCCCGGTGGCTCCCGCCTCGGCGATCTGCCCCAAGAGAATGTCCAGGTGCCGGGCAGAATCGGTGAGGTGCGGCAGCACCGGCGCCACCATGACGTGGCAGTCCAATCCGGCGGCACGGATGGCCGAGATCAGCTGCAGCCGGGCCTGCGGCGTCGGGGTTCCCGGCTCCACCTGGCGGTGCAGCTCGGCGTCGCCGATGGCCAGCGAAACCGACACCGAGACAGGAACTCTGGTAGCGGCATCGGCTATCAACGGCAGGTCTCGACGCAGCAGGGTGCCCTTGGTCAGGATCGAGAACGGTGTACCGAAGTCGGTGAGCGCACCGATGATTCCGGGCATCAGGGCGTAACGACCCTCGGCCCGCTGGTACGGATCGGTGTTGGTACCCAGCGCCACCGTCTCGCGTCGCCACCCCGGCCTGCTCAGCTCGCGGCGCAACACGTCGACCACGTTGGTCTTGACCACCACCTGCGAGTCGAAATCGTCGCCGCAGTCCAGATCCAGGTACTCGTGCGTGGGCCGGGCGAAGCAGTAGCGGCAGGCGTGCGAGCAGCCCCGGTAGCCGTTGACGGTGTAGGTGAACGGCAACTGGGATTCCGCGGGGACCTTGTTCAGCGCCGACTTGCAGAGCACCTCGTGGAAGGTGATGCCGTCGAACTGTGGTGTGCGCACACTGCGGACGAAACCGATGCGCTGAAGCCCGGGCAGCGCACCGTCGTCGACATTGACACCCTGGGCCGCCCATCGCATCGGTCAATGCGAACATACGTTCGACCCGGGTGTCAACGCCCGCGGCGAATCACCACTGGGAAAGCTGGCACCGCACGTTGTAGGGATCGTCGTGGGCGGTCTGGACCACGCCGTCGACGGCGATGTCACAGTGCACGTTCGGGGCCGCCCGTCCACCGTGGGTGGTGCTACCGACCTGCAGAATGGCCCACTGCGGGTCGGCCATGGTGGTCTCGAAAACCCACGGCACACCCGGGGCCAGGTTCACCGTCTCGCGCTTGGCGTAGGCATAGGCGTCGGCGTTGAAAGCCGCCATGCTGGGCGGCTGCGATGTCAGATAGAAGAGGTCGAACTCGTAGGGGGCCGCGGAGACCAGCGTGTAGCGCACCTGCTGTCCGGCCGGCTCCGCGCTCGCAATCCCGGCACCGAAGATCCCCGCTGCCGCGAGAACCACTGCCGCACCAACTGTGACTGTCCCTTTTCGCATGTTGGTCATATCTTTCGACGCTACCTCATCGTTACATGGCGGCCGTCGAGGCGTTTGCAGCAACCAGCTAAGCCCCTAGCCATGCTGTCAAACAACCGGATAACCCCGCCTGGCCACCAGGTTAATTTGTTCGTGACACACAGATATTTCCCAGAAACATAACGGCCCTAGGTTCCTTTTCGGCACCCGCGGGGGGTGCCAGCCGGGTCGTGACAAGCCTTTTCACGAGGGCATTTCTGGTCGCGGGCCGCGTTCACCCTTCACGAAAGGCTCTCGATGCGCAGATCTGTGCGTCCCCAGCGTTCGTCGCTGAAACGTTCGGCTATCGCAGCCGGTGGCGTCCTCTTCGCGACCAGTCTGGTGCTGGTCGGTTGTGGTAGCAAAGCCAGTGACACCGGAACCGCCGCTGACGCGGCCTCCTGCGTCGACACCGAAGGACCGACCATCAAGGTCGGATCGCTGAACTCACTGTCGGGCACCATGGCGATCTCCGAGGTCACCGTGCGCGACGCCATCAAGCTGGCGGTCGACGAGATCAACGCCTCGGGTGGCGTACTGGACAAGCAGATCGAGCTCATCGGCGAAGACGGCGCCTCTGAGCCCACGGTGTTCGCCGAGAAGGCCGAGAAGCTGATCAGCAGCGACTGCGTGGCCGCGGTCTTCGGCGGATGGACCTCCTCCAGCCGCAAGGCCATGTTGCCGGTGTTCGAGAGCGCCAACTCGCT
Coding sequences within:
- a CDS encoding carboxylesterase/lipase family protein, which encodes MTHLVGLDPVAQTSEGVLRGTTEGGVAVWRGVPYAQQPVGDRRFLAPAPLRPWTGVRDVVEHGPLPPQGRTFVGRGRDDPKIRDEACLTVTIWSPDTSASLPVMVWIPGGAFVYGAGQLQLYNGSRLAANGVVVVNVTYRIGVFGGFELGSLGAGFDDNLCLRDQLAALRWVRENIAAFGGDPDRVTVFGESAGATSVLALLACPEAAGLFARAIAQSPALPLIADRDSRAEQAERFLQEVGATPAELKELPQRRLRRAAGVLQLRSASNSPTLAYGLTHGTELLPRHPIEAARVGAVNRMPLIIGTNSHEASMFAWTKPPMLPTTPETVDAFFTRTAPEVRDQVLSGYPEFPRRRALISIGSDVMFGAPVWAFTDAYSAHAPTYVYRFEHTTWTLRALGLGATHGSEIVHIQHSYGSYLGRKLHPLGRRVQPAVGRRMQRTWLNFATHGWAPDQVWDPEWPRYDAGARKTRVIQTARDVTVADPDRQRRVAWSGLH
- the ypfJ gene encoding KPN_02809 family neutral zinc metallopeptidase; this encodes MTFNEGMQIDTSTTSSSGGRGPGRGMAIGGGVGGLLIVVLAVFLGVDPGNILSQQPLDTQGVEAPGVDISGCRTGVDANTNVDCRVIATGNSVDAVWAQLMPGYTRPQMRLFTGSVQTACGPATSDVGPFYCPADQTAYFDTDFFDVLRDQFGSSGGPLAQEYVVAHEYGHHVQNLTGDLGRAQQGAQGATGNGVRTELQADCYAGVWAHFAAITKQPGTDVTFLQPLTDKDINDALSAAASVGDDRIQEAATGRVNPEAWTHGSAAQRQKWFTEGYRTGDPNSCDTFAAGNLG
- a CDS encoding DUF885 domain-containing protein; translation: MARGTTAVDEIAERYLDTYAALDPCAATELGVLGHDDELTDYSPDGVAARADAARAALSELAGVDPVDDTDRVTIAAMRERLRVAVDLNDAGLDVGELNVIASPLQTMRDVFDLMATESDSDWAVIDRRLTLIPERVDGYLASLRKASPAVRQVQRGITQAHRTQGLLVAMVAGGPAQSPLLNSDLERHAEAAAVAYGRLAEALRIEIAPRAGDTDACGRDAYRLHSRSFLGAEIDLDETYSWGLQQLRSIVAEQESIAEQLYPGESVAGALKRLDADPRYLIRGTDALQRWMQDLSDRAVDALADTHFDIADPLRNLECRIAPTQNGGIYYTGPSEDLSRPGRMWWSVPPAVEEFHTWQETTTVFHEGVPGHHLQIGRAVVLADQLNRWRRLACWVSGHGEGWALYAERLMAELGWLDDPGARMGMLDAQRFRAARVVIDIGVHCGLRAPDGGTWDAARAWDFLTTHSAMAEDNLRFELDRYLGWPGQAPSYAVGQRIWQRLRGQVTATGVPLKEFHSRALDLGGLPLSVLEFALSGQR
- a CDS encoding nuclear transport factor 2 family protein; amino-acid sequence: MSQSTTDISPALAASQSSWKAVQAHDKDAWLALMADDVVIEDPIGQAITNPDGTGVRGKEAVSAFYDTNIASNNLHITCEETFPSSSPDEIAHILILRSQFEGGFSSEVRGVFTYRVDGDGKIANMRGYWNMDVMKFHTAQHD
- a CDS encoding Rv2578c family radical SAM protein produces the protein MRWAAQGVNVDDGALPGLQRIGFVRSVRTPQFDGITFHEVLCKSALNKVPAESQLPFTYTVNGYRGCSHACRYCFARPTHEYLDLDCGDDFDSQVVVKTNVVDVLRRELSRPGWRRETVALGTNTDPYQRAEGRYALMPGIIGALTDFGTPFSILTKGTLLRRDLPLIADAATRVPVSVSVSLAIGDAELHRQVEPGTPTPQARLQLISAIRAAGLDCHVMVAPVLPHLTDSARHLDILLGQIAEAGATGVTVFGLHLRGSTRGWFMSWLADTHPDLVAPYRQLYRRGAYLPEEYRDLLRPRVAPLVAKYRLSGDGNRFSRVPQPPVASVAEPVQATLF